One Brassica napus cultivar Da-Ae chromosome A5, Da-Ae, whole genome shotgun sequence DNA window includes the following coding sequences:
- the LOC125608612 gene encoding uncharacterized protein LOC125608612: MDVSEDLARDYPPRLYPEGASIFENKSINTNSHFSEIPRLRQAIGIDVWDNLKTYPVGLIAKLAESKLVWSGKTVHYLLCRQLRVYKKEIWSLVVDQPLRFSLIEFGEITGLNTNPLPEESFEPDPENYKALWELLKVPLGYGPKFDELIEALTECPFWSADQRKWYGLLFFQAIGLYGLHHNCRIPFESAKRVFDDDALMTYPWGRTAYEFLVDSIKLLHPQGGSYTLSGFKDVLLVWAYESVTVFGELYGRKVNPDEIPLLRWGGSRTRASLATTIAKEMNDHGTVRVRKMVMKEGLEELFPQWKDEADDPQLDNLIKDIHADRFVRDFYVQSNEKNKKTKAGVSSEAEPPSKKQKKGKKQKEVKINEGETAVVEEKESAKEKGRSEAVLLNIVAHLEKLDRKFDSRLTEYDTKFGDFSQGLLDTIGDTVKTTVEERLRVLGVSNSSQPEGQHVMVSEDNQQPESNSGQPDGQNVMVSEDNRQPDSNSGQPASKTPIDKQSEDSQPQKTPDKGQSEKNLADDIAKADAKGMGAKLNSKVVRDKAAGVKKNLDSAFGNADATNADLVSDSPGKFHMEKLTRILSSTESSSLQDLGPSKNMDSWFKIVLIQRSKQDPSPFWSKRVAFIDSWFLESWVHDYKQFEVKPEMVKFKGSGYEGLANGLIPTDIQTKLRWFTDVDHLYGVLNTGGNHWVGFHADLHKEKVDCYDSIVGEQTLESDRRMLKFFGPLTRMLPAILNALIPDDIRVHTKKDFVFRRRTKRIVPQNNLRGDCGVYSLKFVECLALGVAFDGISDENIQGLRMKMAADVFNEGSCCSLVGSFGDE, from the exons ATGGATGTTTCCGAAGATCTAGCAAGGGATTACCCTCCAAGACTTTACCCTGAAGGGGCTtctatttttgaaaacaaaagcattAATACGAATAGCCATTTTTCTGAGATCCCTCGACTTAGACAAGCAATTGGAATAGATGTGTGGGATAATCTGAAGACGTATCCTGTTGGATTGATTGCTAAACTGGCTGAGAGCAAATTGGTGTGGTCTGGTAAGACCGTACATTATCTACTTTGTAGACAGCTGCGAGTCTATAAGAAGGAGATTTGGTCTCTCGTTGTTGATCAACCTCTCAGGTTTAGCTTAATAGAATTTGGTGAGATCACGGGTTTAAACACAAATCCACTGCCAGAAGAAAGTTTTGAACCTGATCCAGAGAATTACAAAGCGTTGTGGGAGTTGTTGAAAGTGCCGCTTGGGTACGGACCCAAGTTTGATGAACTTATAGAAGCTTTAACGGAGTGTCCATTCTGGAGTGCTGATCAGCGGAAATGGTATGGGCTGTTGTTTTTTCAAGCCATTGGACTTTATGGCTTGCATCATAATTGTAGAATACCCTTTGAAAGTGCAAAAAGAGTATTTGATGATGACGCCCTGATGACTTATCCTTGGGGTCGGACTGCCTATGAATTTCTTGTTGATTCTATCAAGTTGTTGCATCCACAAGGAGGGTCGTACACCCTTAGCGGCTTCAAGGACGTGTTATTGGTTTGGGCGTATGAATCTGTCACAGTGTTCGGAGAGCTTTATGGCAGAAAAGTGAATCCAGACGAAATTCCGCTTTTGCGATGGGGTGGAAGTCGTACTCGTGCAAGTCTTGCTACTACAATAGCTAAGGAGATGAATGATCATGGAACG GTGCGTGTGAGGAAAATGGTGATGAAGGAGGGTCTAGAAGAGCTGTTTCCTCAGTGGAAGGATGAAGCAGATGACCCACAACTTGATAACCTAATTAAAGATATACATGCAGATAGGTTTGTTAGAGATTTTTATGTGCAATCGAatgagaagaacaaaaaaacgAAGGCTGGAGTTTCGTCAGAGGCTGAGCCACCctcaaagaagcagaagaaaggtaagaaacagaaggaggTGAAAATCAATGAGGGTGAAACTGCTGTTGTAGAGGAGAAGGAGAGTGCAAAGGAGAAGGGTCGTAGCGAAGCGGTTCTGCTGAACATAGTTGCTCATCTCGAGAAGTTGGACCGAAAATTTGACTCGAGATTAACAGAATACGACACCAAGTTTGGAGATttttcccaaggccttttggataCCATTGGAGATACAGTGAAAACTACAGTTGAAGAGCGTCTGAGAGTTTTGGGGGTGTCCAATAGTAGTCAACCTGAAGGTCAACACGTGATGGTCTCAGAAGACAACCAACAGCCGGAGTCCAATAGTGGTCAACCTGATGGTCAAAACGTGATGGTCTCAGAAGACAACCGACAGCCGGACTCCAATAGTGGTCAACCTGCATCTAAGACCCCTATTGATAAACAGTCCGAAGACAGCCAACCGCAAAAGACCCCTGATAAAGGCCAATCTGAGAAGAATCTGGCAGATGATATTGCTAAAGCTGATGCGAAAGGTATGGGAGCAAAGCTGAATTCGAAGGTTGTCAGGGATAAGGCTGCTGGGGTGAAAAAGAACTTGGATTCGGCGTTTGGTAATGCCGATGCAACAAATGCTGATTTGGTCTCTGATTCTCCTG GGAAATTCCACATGGAGAAGCTCACGAGGATATTGAGTTCTACAGAATCCTCATCACTCCAAGACCTTGGCCCATCAAAGAATATGGATAGCTGGTTCAAAAT AGTCCTCATTCAAAGGTCCAAACAAGATCCCAGCCCATTCTGGTCCAAGCGCGTCGCCTTTATAGACTCTTGGTTCCTTGAATCATGGGTTCACGATTATAAGCAGTTCGAAGTCAAACCGGAAATGGTCAAATTCAAAGGAAGTGGTTACGAGGGGTTAGCAAACGGTTTGATCCCCACAGACATTCAGACAAAGTTGCGGTGGTTTACAGATGTAGATCACTTGTACGGAGTGCTTAATACTGGCGGCAATCATTGGGTGGGTTTTCACGCGGATCTGCATAAAGAGAAGGTTGATTGCTATGATTCAATCGTTGGAGAGCAAACACTCGAAAGTGATCGGAGAATGCTAAAATTCTTTGGGCCGCTTACTCGTATGCTCCCTGCGATTCTGAATGCCCTTATTCCTGATGATATCCGAGTCCATACCAAGAAAGATTTTGTATTCAGACGAAGAACAAAACGTATTGTTCCACAAAACAACCTGAGAGGCGACTGTGGAGTGTATTCATTGAAGTTCGTCGAGTGTCTAGCGCTTGGTGTAGCTTTTGATGGGATATCTGATGAAAATATTCAAGGTCTGAGAATGAAGATGGCAGCAGATGTCTTCAATGAAGGAAGTTGTTGTAGTTTGGTAGGGTCGTTTGGCGATGAATGA